One stretch of Kwoniella pini CBS 10737 chromosome 3, complete sequence DNA includes these proteins:
- a CDS encoding sorting nexin-4, whose product MSSNPIDEDGFHSIAWDDAPPRTGFSPSSPFGEEDGEGFETISSTSAAHDESIAAASTSTATPSTAGLGARRERQELAEADLEEWNGRWMSIEVREPIKEHEGSKDMYVSYAVKTQTNLPTFPRSVAVVRRRFQDFVFLREHLVKSFPACVVPPIPDKHRLEYIKGDRFGPEFIERRRLDLQRFADRIARHPTLQRSQLVNDFLQSSEWTVAKHHHISHPPPDSHSSLMDSLSDTFINAFSKVRKPDGRFVEMAEELERFEEGLTSVERLVGRGKGRVDDLSTDYQDMAAAYQGLGYLESGITEPLNRFAEKMLDFSALLKHMNQSTVERFLIQSHSLLAYTASHRNVIKLRDQKQLDFEELSAYLSAIVSERDRLAALNSGHSAAPVGLSTYLRDQVDKLRGTDDIHTRRERIRKMDGKINELQEAVTNAHETSTEFSDEVLKEHLIFELSKKEEMKEILQIYSDGQVEMLQRAMDDWDKIIPLLQRIRVDV is encoded by the exons ATGTCATCCAATCcaatagatgaagatggcTTTCATTCTATAGCATGGGATGACGCTCCTCCTCGAACAGGTTTctcaccatcttcaccatttggcgaagaagatggagaaggatTCGAGACtatatcatcaacttcCGCAGCGCACGATGAATCCATTGCAGCTGCATCCACTTCGACAGCCACACCTTCAACAGCTGGTCTGGGAGCTAGGAGAGAGAGACAGGAATTAGCCGAGGCTGATCTGGAGGAATGGAATGGAAGATGGATGAGTATCGAAGTACGAGAACCCATAAAAGAGCATGAAGGTAGTAAAGACATGTATGTTTCGTATGCTGTCAAGACTCAG ACCAATTTGCCTACTTTCCCTCGGTCCGTAGCTGTGGTGCGAAGACGATTTCAGGATTTCGTATTCCTTCGAGAACACCTGGTCAAGAGCTTCCCGGCTTGCGTAGTACCACCTATTCCTGACAAACATCGTCTAG AATATATCAAGGGCGATCGGTTTGGACCTGAATTTATCGAGAGAAGACGTTTAGA CTTGCAACGATTCGCAGACAGGATAGCGCGACACCCAACATTGCAACGCAGTCAACTGGTCAATGATTTCCTGCAGAGCTCAGAATGG ACCGTAGCAAAACATCATCACATATCTCACCCTCCACCAGATTCCCATTCTTCGTTGATGGACTCACTATCTGATACTTTCATCAATGCATTTTCGAAAGTACGCAAACCTGATGGAAGGTTTGTAGAGATGGCAGAAGAACTAGAgagatttgaagaagggtTGACATCCGTAGAACGATTAGTTGGTagaggaaaaggaagagtTGACG ATCTTTCAACtgattatcaagatatgGCTGCTGCTTATCAAGGTTTAGGATATCTTGAATCAGGTATAACGGAACCTTTGAATAGGTTTGCTGAGAAAATGTTAGATTTCTCTGCGTTATTAAAGCATATG AATCAGTCAACAGTTGAACGTTTCTTAATTCAATCACATTCTTTATTAGCATACACTGCTTCACATCGAAATGTTATTAAATTAAGAgatcaaaaacaattagattttgaagaattgtCAGCTTATTTATCAGCAATTGTTTCAGAACGTGATAGATTAGCAGCTTTAAATTCTGGACATTCAGCTGCACCTGTTGGATTAAGTACTTATTTACGtgatcaagttgataaattaaGAGGAACAGATGATATACAtacaagaagagaaagaataCGTAAAATGGATGGAAAAATTAATGAG ttACAAGAAGCAGTTACAAATGCACATGAAACTTCTACTGAATTTTCAGATGAAGTTTTAAAAGaacatttaatttttgaactttcaaaaaaagaagaaatgaaagaaattcttcaaatttattcaGATGGTCAAGTTGAAATGCTTCAAAGAGCAATGGATGATTGGGATAAA ATTATTCCACTTTTACAAAGAATACGTGTTGATGTTTGA